The proteins below come from a single Malus domestica chromosome 03, GDT2T_hap1 genomic window:
- the LOC114824044 gene encoding uncharacterized protein isoform X1, with amino-acid sequence MKQDINCSKEANKTPSSPILKIPKPSRLKSSVFFFGDLELSLCIAATMADTLSPDPELYSPQPHQNTPNSPSKPNSRKRKSTDDDEAHPAVPPHVQKLLKRIVLSLSKPSYLLGVGSTRPRAEHRARLTKLLRKLIKQRNWVEASGALSVLLEGSRKDRSPVNNRFKYRVLMEMLEHLDSNAHKVMEAYAVWEGRNAMSGYSPEYRYALQLERITLLITEGNYDEHAHHSTVILTQLKEFGNEPLLMMIVGLAYQQLWYSNLPNEMKWRESDQFYTARESNELLPHSEGHYAGNTHEAGTGIQCGSETSVMNDKVSYIGDGGIHRDISIGVDDMEIENSQPNFGTQSFYADPDEDTENENDGEMQYAPVFEALEGLESLLLPIRLPESTDREDFMNSQTTIFNDTFRNAVKYLRLALHSTPPVLQALLPLVQLLLIGGQVKEALNEIENCCSPNTALPIRLRATLLEQFDRYNSALLSTCFEDVLKNDPTCYDSLAKLVQLHQNDEYSPESLLEMIALHLDATYADYNTWREFALCFLKLSQYDEDRMSVCLNGNEGEHKEHYSVCFNRTPKMFIEGKSGEGWRFRCRWWRTRHFSHQTLTSEIATGDLQLLTYKAACAVHMYGSEFSYFVDAYACLARENERDLLLFLQTNIQNSVRIQSNFEQRSR; translated from the exons ATGAAGCAGGACATTAATTGTTCAAAAGAGGCCAACAAAACTCCAAGCAGCCCAATTCTGAAAATCCCAAAACCCTCCCGACTTAAatcctctgtttttttttttggcgacTTGGAACTCTCACTCTGCATCGCTGCCACCATGGCTGACACGCTCTCACCAGACCCCGAACTCTACTCACCACAACCGCACCAAAACACTCCAAACAGTCCAAGCAAACCGAACAGCCGTAAAAGAAAGTCCACCGACGACGATGAAGCTCACCCCGCAGTGCCTCCCCACGTTCAAAAACTCCTCAAACGAATCGTTTTGTCCCTCAGCAAGCCCTCCTATCTCCTCGGTGTCGGCTCCACAAGACCCCGAGCCGAGCATCGCGCCCGGCTCACCAAGCTTCTGCGGAAGCTCATCAAGCAGCGCAACTGGGTCGAAGCCAGCGGAGCCCTGAGCGTGTTGTTGGAAGGCAGCCGAAAAGATAGGTCGCCGGTGAACAACAGGTTCAAGTATCGG GTTCTGATGGAAATGCTTGAGCATTTGGATTCCAATGCTCATAAGGTTATGGAAGCTTATGCTGTTTGGGAGGGCAGGAATGCGATGTCAGGTTACTCGCCTGAG TACCGGTATGCGCTTCAATTGGAGCGTATTACTTTGTTGATTACTGAAGGAAATTACGATGAGCATGCCCATCACTCTACCGTGAT tctCACGCAATTAAAGGAGTTTGGAAATGAACCACTGTTAATGATGATTGTAGGATTGGCATACCAGCAACTGTGGTATTCCAATCTTCCAAATGAAATGAAATGGAGGGAGTCCGACCAGTTTTACACTGCGAGGGAATCAAATGAACTACTTCCACACTCAGAGGGGCATTATGCAGGTAATACTCATGAGGCTGGTACTGGCATTCAATGTGGTTCAGAGACCTCTGTAATGAATGATAAAGTATCATATATTGGTGATGGTGGCATACATAGAGATATATCTATTGGGGTTGATGACATGGAGATAGAAAATTCTCAACCAAACTTTGGGACCCAAAGTTTCTATGCAGACCCTGATGAAGAtacagaaaatgaaaatgatggCGAAATGCAGTATGCTCCCGTTTTTGAAGCCCTTG AGGGCTTGGAATCTCTGTTACTTCCCATACGATTGCCAGAATCTACAGATAGGGAGGATTTCATGAATTCACAGACTACAATTTTTAATGACACTTTTAGGAATGCAGTGAAGTATTTAAGGCTAGCTCTTCACTCCACGCCCCCAGTTTTGCAGGCCTTGCTTCCTTTGGTACAG CTGTTGCTGATTGGAGGTCAAGTAAAAGAAGCCCTAAATGAGATTGAAAACTGCTGTAGTCCAAATACTGCACTGCCAATTCG ATTAAGGGCTACACTTTTGGAGCAATTTGATCGTTACAACAGCGCCCTTCTTTCTACCTGTTTTGAGGATGTCTTAAAGAACGATCCAACCTGTTACGATTCATTGGCAAAACTTGTTCAACTGCATCAAAATG ATGAATATAGTCCCGAGAGTCTACTGGAAATGATAGCATTGCATCTTGATGCAACCTATGCAGACTACAACACCTGGAGAGAGTTTGCTTTATGTTTCCTGAAGCTTTCTCAGTATGACGAGGACCGAATGTCCGTGTGTCTGAATGGAAATGAAGGTGAACATAAAGAACACTACTCCGTTTGTTTCAATAGGACCCCCAAAATGTTTATAGAGGGAAAATCTGGAGAGGGTTGGAGATTTCGCTGCAGATGGTGGCGTACACGTCATTTCAGCCACCAGACGCTAACCTCAGAGATTGCAACGGGTGATTTGCAGCTCTTAACTTACAAGGCAGCGTGCGCGGTGCATATGTACGGGTCAGAGTTTTCGTACTTTGTGGATGCTTAT
- the LOC114824044 gene encoding uncharacterized protein isoform X2: MEMLEHLDSNAHKVMEAYAVWEGRNAMSGYSPEYRYALQLERITLLITEGNYDEHAHHSTVILTQLKEFGNEPLLMMIVGLAYQQLWYSNLPNEMKWRESDQFYTARESNELLPHSEGHYAGNTHEAGTGIQCGSETSVMNDKVSYIGDGGIHRDISIGVDDMEIENSQPNFGTQSFYADPDEDTENENDGEMQYAPVFEALEGLESLLLPIRLPESTDREDFMNSQTTIFNDTFRNAVKYLRLALHSTPPVLQALLPLVQLLLIGGQVKEALNEIENCCSPNTALPIRLRATLLEQFDRYNSALLSTCFEDVLKNDPTCYDSLAKLVQLHQNDEYSPESLLEMIALHLDATYADYNTWREFALCFLKLSQYDEDRMSVCLNGNEGEHKEHYSVCFNRTPKMFIEGKSGEGWRFRCRWWRTRHFSHQTLTSEIATGDLQLLTYKAACAVHMYGSEFSYFVDAYACLARENERDLLLFLQTNIQNSVRIQSNFEQRSR, translated from the exons ATGGAAATGCTTGAGCATTTGGATTCCAATGCTCATAAGGTTATGGAAGCTTATGCTGTTTGGGAGGGCAGGAATGCGATGTCAGGTTACTCGCCTGAG TACCGGTATGCGCTTCAATTGGAGCGTATTACTTTGTTGATTACTGAAGGAAATTACGATGAGCATGCCCATCACTCTACCGTGAT tctCACGCAATTAAAGGAGTTTGGAAATGAACCACTGTTAATGATGATTGTAGGATTGGCATACCAGCAACTGTGGTATTCCAATCTTCCAAATGAAATGAAATGGAGGGAGTCCGACCAGTTTTACACTGCGAGGGAATCAAATGAACTACTTCCACACTCAGAGGGGCATTATGCAGGTAATACTCATGAGGCTGGTACTGGCATTCAATGTGGTTCAGAGACCTCTGTAATGAATGATAAAGTATCATATATTGGTGATGGTGGCATACATAGAGATATATCTATTGGGGTTGATGACATGGAGATAGAAAATTCTCAACCAAACTTTGGGACCCAAAGTTTCTATGCAGACCCTGATGAAGAtacagaaaatgaaaatgatggCGAAATGCAGTATGCTCCCGTTTTTGAAGCCCTTG AGGGCTTGGAATCTCTGTTACTTCCCATACGATTGCCAGAATCTACAGATAGGGAGGATTTCATGAATTCACAGACTACAATTTTTAATGACACTTTTAGGAATGCAGTGAAGTATTTAAGGCTAGCTCTTCACTCCACGCCCCCAGTTTTGCAGGCCTTGCTTCCTTTGGTACAG CTGTTGCTGATTGGAGGTCAAGTAAAAGAAGCCCTAAATGAGATTGAAAACTGCTGTAGTCCAAATACTGCACTGCCAATTCG ATTAAGGGCTACACTTTTGGAGCAATTTGATCGTTACAACAGCGCCCTTCTTTCTACCTGTTTTGAGGATGTCTTAAAGAACGATCCAACCTGTTACGATTCATTGGCAAAACTTGTTCAACTGCATCAAAATG ATGAATATAGTCCCGAGAGTCTACTGGAAATGATAGCATTGCATCTTGATGCAACCTATGCAGACTACAACACCTGGAGAGAGTTTGCTTTATGTTTCCTGAAGCTTTCTCAGTATGACGAGGACCGAATGTCCGTGTGTCTGAATGGAAATGAAGGTGAACATAAAGAACACTACTCCGTTTGTTTCAATAGGACCCCCAAAATGTTTATAGAGGGAAAATCTGGAGAGGGTTGGAGATTTCGCTGCAGATGGTGGCGTACACGTCATTTCAGCCACCAGACGCTAACCTCAGAGATTGCAACGGGTGATTTGCAGCTCTTAACTTACAAGGCAGCGTGCGCGGTGCATATGTACGGGTCAGAGTTTTCGTACTTTGTGGATGCTTAT